Genomic DNA from Comamonas antarctica:
GGTTCCTGCCATGAGGTGAGCACCATGCCGCTGCGCACGCCCGGACGCTCCGGCGCCGCCACGCCGCGCCGCGAACGCGCGGTCAGGGGAGATGGAGGCATGGGGCGCGGCGCGGCGCGGCCGCAAGCGCGAACCAGCTGGCGCGTGCTGCTGCTGCTTGCCTGCGGCTGGCTCGGCGCCTGCGGCCTGCCCTCGCTGGAAGGCCGCAGCACCAGCCACGCCCTGCCCCTGGATGCCGCGCGCGCGACGCGTCTGGGCCAGGCGCTGGCCCCGGCGGCTGTGGCGCATCCCGGGCACAGCGGTATCTATCCCCTGTCCGATCCGCTCGAGGCCTTTGCCGCGCGCGCCCTGCTGATGCGCGCCGCGCAGCGCACGCTCGATGTGCAGTACTACATCTGGCACGGCGACACGACCGGCGCGCTGCTGGTCCAGGAACTGCTCGCCGCGGCTGGGCGCGGCGTGCGCGTGCGCCTGTTGCTCGACGATGTCGGCACCTCGGGCCTCGACGCGCAGTGGCGCGCGCTCGACCACCATGCGCACATCGAGGTGCGCCTGTTCAACCCCATGGCCGTGCGCCGCCCCAAGGCGCTGGGCTACGTGACCGACTTCGCGCGCGCCAACCGGCGCATGCACAACAAGTCGCTGACCGCCGACAACCAGGCCACGGTGATTGGCGGGCGCAACATCGGCGACGAGTATTTCGGCGCCACCGACGGCGTGCTGTTCACCGACCTCGACGTGCTGGCCGTGGGCGCCATCGTGCCTGAGGTGTCAGAGGATTTCGACCGCTACTGGGCCAGTGAATCGTCCTATCCGGTGAGCGCCCTGCTGCGGTCCAAGGGCCCACCCCCGGCGGACACCGAACCGCCGCCTCCCGGCACGCAGCGCTACCAGCGCGCCGTGGCCGCAACGCCCTTCCTGCAGCAGCTGCTGCAA
This window encodes:
- a CDS encoding phospholipase D family protein; the encoded protein is MGRGAARPQARTSWRVLLLLACGWLGACGLPSLEGRSTSHALPLDAARATRLGQALAPAAVAHPGHSGIYPLSDPLEAFAARALLMRAAQRTLDVQYYIWHGDTTGALLVQELLAAAGRGVRVRLLLDDVGTSGLDAQWRALDHHAHIEVRLFNPMAVRRPKALGYVTDFARANRRMHNKSLTADNQATVIGGRNIGDEYFGATDGVLFTDLDVLAVGAIVPEVSEDFDRYWASESSYPVSALLRSKGPPPADTEPPPPGTQRYQRAVAATPFLQQLLQGQLPLAWSPVRMVSDDPAKGLNRAAPEGLLVTQLAPIIGTPQRTLDLVSPYFVPTRAGVDAFVQLRQRGIRVRVLTNSLQATDVAVVHAGYARWRRALLAAGVELFEMRPDPAAPAEHAPGPFGSSGASLHAKTFAIDAQQVFVGSFNFDPRSAHLNTELGFVIDNPQLAAQVADAFSLQIPQRSYRVLLDTHGQLEWHAGAGDQASVYRSEPGSHWLERLWMRLLMLLPIEWLL